One window from the genome of Paramisgurnus dabryanus chromosome 24, PD_genome_1.1, whole genome shotgun sequence encodes:
- the LOC141281591 gene encoding uncharacterized protein — MMTSQGSEPCIPVKEMETVEMQPSQSKAIDDELEDHSEGEGNEIRRSVRKRIPTEKMLAYQMEMSQKTEGRLMQTYEQWKAEARKAREQLKTDISESELAMLVDTMEGERDKVMNAYIKVRSDVTPSTDIRRRIDACDAVTKDIVKMAYERISGVDGDFDSEAVKVRLRELLVRDYARSVYGSTVSRISSKPSQSSLNSALRAKQIEAAAELAAKEAEYAAMIEEREQRKRIQLLEEKQRQELNAEKSELQTLQAVREVRAARARLEVYDREETIHSGNQNSELQQHVNITEPVRATSAKPILNEIALSPPTNADVSYLAQAVQDSMMLNRLPMPEPTIFSGDPIHFVEWKTSFQSLIDKRHISPADKLYYLKRYVTGPARKTLEGIFYRNDEEAYQDAWKRLQDRYGQPFIIQRAFREKLANWPRIQTKDAEGLRNFSDFLNACTDAMPHVNGLDILNDCEENRKLVCKLPDWAAARWNRQATQTLSETQNFPTFHDFARFVSAEAEIACNPITSYSALHASEANKERPNPKLVRNKANVFHTKMVTQHENPRLSNKVIKPCLFCQSEEHRIHDCSKFSVRSLEERRQFIKDNKLCYGCLKPGHGARECRYRHTCNTCRRRHPTCLHDDTFVMRSKSSPNNASENAPERVVTTSLSGPSL, encoded by the exons ATGATGACTAGCCAAGGATCAGAGCCATGCATTCCAGTGAAGGAAATGGAAACAGTTGAAATGCAACCTTCTCAAAGTAAAGCTATAGATGATGAGCTAGAAGATCATTCAGAAGGAGAAGGAAATGAAATACGCCGTTCTGTTCGCAAACGTATTCCAACAGAAAAAATGCTTGCATATCAGATGGAGATGTCTCAAAAGACAGAAGGCAGGCTTATGCAAACATATGAGCAGTGGAAGGCTGAGGCTCGAAAGGCCAGAGAGCAGCTGAAAACAGACATCTCTGAGAGCGAATTAGCAATGCTTGTAGATACGATGGAAGGTGAAAGAGACAAAGTAATGAATGCATACATAAAGGTCCGCAGTGATGTCACTCCTTCCACAGATATAAGACGACGGATTGATGCTTGTGATGCGGTGACAAAGGACATTGTAAAGATGGCTTATGAGAGGATCTCAGGCGTTGATGGAGACTTTGACAGTGAAGCAGTAAAGGTGCGTCTTCGTGAACTGCTAGTTCGAGATTATGCTCGCTCTGTTTATGGCTCCACAGTGTCACGTATCAGTTCCAAACCAAGTCAGTCCTCATTGAACTCCGCGCTAAGAGCAAAACAAATTGAAGCAGCAGCAGAGCTTGCGGCTAAGGAAGCAGAATACGCTGCTATGATTGAGGAAAGGGAGCAAAGGAAAAGAATTCAACTTCTAGAAGAGAAGCAAAGGCAAGAACTTAATGCTGAAAAAAGTGAGTTGCAAACATTACAAGCAGTAAGGGAGGTAAGAGCAGCTAGAGCAAGACTAGAAGTTTATGATAGAGAAGAAACAATTCATTCTGGTAATCAGAACAGTGAGCTGCAGCAACATGTAAACATTACAGAGCCTGTACGCGCAACCTCAGCTAAACCAATTCTGAATGAGATAGCGTTATCACCACCAACTAATGCTGATGTGTCTTACCTAGCACAGGCCGTCCAAGATAGCATGATGTTGAACCGACTTCCTATGCCAGAGCCTACTATCTTCAGTGGTGACCCCATTCATTTTGTTGAGTGGAAAACTTCATTCCAATCACTCATTGACAAAAGGCACATCTCTCCAGCAGACAAATTGTATTACTTGAAAAGGTATGTCACTGGTCCTGCTCGTAAGACTTTAGAAGGCATCTTCTACAGAAACGATGAGGAAGCCTACCAAGATGCATGGAAAAGACTGCAAGATCGTTATGGACAGCCATTCATTATACAAAGAGCATTCAGAGAAAAACTTGCGAATTGGCCCAGGATACAAACCAAGGATGCTGAAGGGCTCAGAAATTTCTCAGATTTCTTAAATGCATGTACAGATGCTATGCCTCACGTAAACGGACTGGATATATTGAATGATTGTGAAGAGAACAGAAAACTCGTCTGCAAACTTCCAGATTGGGCGGCTGCCCGTTGGAATCGTCAAGCCACACAAACGTTGAGTGAGACTCAAAATTTCCCAACCTTTCATGACTTTGCGAGATTTGTCTCAGCAGAGGCTGAAATAGCCTGCAACCCTATTACTTCCTATTCTGCCCTTCATGCTTCTGAAGCCAACAAAGAGAGACCTAACCCTAAGCTTGTTAGGAATAAAGCTAATGTCTTCCATACAAAGATGGTCACACAGCATGAGAATCCAAGGTTGTCTAATAAAGTCATTAAACCCTGTCTGTTCTGTCAAAGTGAAGAGCATCGAATTCATGATTGTTCTAAATTCTCTGTTAGATCTCTTGAAGAGCGAAGGCAGTTCATTAAGGACAATAAGCTGTGCTATGGATGTCTGAAGCCCGGTCATGGTGCCAGAGAGTGTCGCTACAGACATACATGTAATACATGCAGAAGAAGACATCCTACATGCCTACACGATGACACCTTTGTTATGAGGTCGAAGTCTTCTCCTAATAATGCCTCAGAAAATGCACCTGAGAGAGTTGTAACAACGTCTTTGAGC GGACCCAGTCTCTGA